A stretch of Desulfurivibrio alkaliphilus AHT 2 DNA encodes these proteins:
- the trmFO gene encoding methylenetetrahydrofolate--tRNA-(uracil(54)-C(5))-methyltransferase (FADH(2)-oxidizing) TrmFO, with the protein MTNGYEDNPVTIIGGGLAGAEAAWQVARRGCAVTLYEMKPGNCSPAHQSPDLGELVCSNSLRAEDPHSAVGLLKEEMRRLGSLVMAAADATRVPAGRALAVDRSLFARHITQALEQEPLVTIIRREVTEIPPAGGAPIIIAAGPLAAAGLAAALARLIGDKQLAFYDAIAPIVYADSLNRDIIFSASRYEEGPGDYLNCPMDREQYQRFIKALLTAPQVPLHDFEEPRYFEGCLPIEIMAARGEDTPRFGPMKPVGLIDPRTGREPYAVVQLRKENREGMLYNLVGFQTKLSHAGQKEVFRQIPGLEQAQFARLGSIHRNTFVCAPRVLQASLQLQARADILLAGQISGVEGYVESAAGGLLAGINAAALLLGKPLSSPPPETALGALINHLIRTEADVFQPSNINFGLFPPLMAANGKKIPKRLRGETRARIARQALADWQKKL; encoded by the coding sequence TTGACTAACGGCTATGAGGACAACCCGGTAACCATCATCGGTGGTGGGCTGGCCGGGGCGGAGGCTGCCTGGCAGGTCGCCCGGCGTGGCTGTGCCGTAACGCTTTATGAAATGAAGCCGGGCAACTGCAGTCCGGCCCACCAGTCGCCGGACCTGGGCGAGCTGGTCTGCAGCAATTCCCTACGGGCCGAGGATCCGCACAGTGCCGTGGGGTTGCTCAAGGAAGAGATGCGGCGGCTGGGCTCTTTGGTCATGGCGGCGGCGGACGCCACCCGGGTGCCGGCCGGCCGGGCTTTGGCCGTAGACCGGTCGCTGTTTGCCCGGCACATCACCCAAGCCCTGGAGCAGGAACCGCTGGTGACCATCATCCGCCGGGAGGTCACGGAAATTCCCCCGGCGGGCGGAGCCCCCATCATCATTGCCGCCGGCCCGCTGGCCGCCGCCGGGCTGGCCGCCGCGCTGGCCCGGCTGATCGGCGACAAGCAACTGGCCTTTTACGACGCCATCGCCCCCATTGTCTACGCCGACTCCCTCAACCGCGACATAATTTTTTCCGCCTCCCGCTACGAAGAAGGCCCCGGCGATTACCTCAACTGCCCAATGGACCGGGAGCAGTACCAGCGCTTCATCAAGGCGCTGCTCACCGCCCCCCAGGTGCCGCTGCACGATTTCGAGGAACCCAGATACTTTGAAGGTTGTCTTCCCATCGAGATCATGGCCGCCCGCGGCGAAGACACCCCCCGTTTCGGGCCCATGAAACCGGTGGGCCTGATCGACCCCCGCACGGGCCGCGAGCCTTATGCAGTGGTGCAGTTGCGCAAGGAAAACCGGGAGGGTATGCTCTACAACCTGGTGGGCTTCCAGACCAAGCTGAGCCATGCCGGGCAAAAAGAGGTTTTCCGCCAGATTCCCGGCTTGGAGCAGGCCCAATTTGCCCGCCTGGGCAGCATCCACCGCAACACTTTTGTTTGCGCCCCCAGGGTCTTGCAGGCCAGCCTGCAACTGCAGGCCCGGGCAGACATCCTGCTGGCCGGCCAGATCAGCGGCGTGGAAGGTTATGTGGAATCGGCCGCCGGCGGCCTGCTGGCCGGCATCAACGCCGCCGCCCTGCTGCTGGGCAAGCCGTTGTCGTCGCCGCCGCCGGAAACCGCCCTGGGCGCTTTGATCAACCATTTGATCCGGACCGAGGCCGACGTTTTTCAGCCCAGCAACATCAATTTCGGGCTGTTTCCACCCCTGATGGCCGCAAACGGTAAAAAAATCCCCAAAAGACTGCGAGGTGAAACCCGTGCCCGAATCGCCCGCCAAGCCCTGGCCGACTGGCAAAAAAAACTGTAA
- a CDS encoding adenylate kinase, with product MKLILLGAPGAGKGTVAKMLTAIDGSVQISTGDILRGEVQAGSDLGRQAEDYMNRGDLVPDSLIMGIMEKRLQQPDCAKGFLLDGFPRTIPQAEALKELLNKLGITLDMVVNIDVPREVLLDRLTTRRTCTNSECQAIYNVKSMPPKQEGICDKCGSPIVQRDDETVEAITHRLETYNQKTAPLVGFYEKEGQLQTITGTSSDAVVNAIKSELGM from the coding sequence ATGAAGCTTATTCTCTTGGGTGCGCCCGGCGCCGGCAAAGGCACGGTGGCCAAGATGCTCACCGCCATCGACGGCTCCGTCCAGATTTCCACCGGCGATATTCTCCGGGGCGAGGTTCAGGCCGGCAGTGATCTGGGCCGCCAGGCGGAAGATTACATGAACCGGGGCGACCTGGTGCCCGATTCACTGATCATGGGGATCATGGAAAAACGCCTGCAGCAGCCGGATTGCGCCAAGGGCTTTCTGCTGGACGGCTTTCCCCGCACCATTCCCCAGGCCGAAGCCTTGAAGGAACTGCTCAATAAACTTGGCATCACCCTGGACATGGTGGTTAACATCGATGTCCCCCGGGAAGTGCTGCTGGACCGGCTGACCACCCGCCGCACCTGCACCAACTCCGAATGCCAGGCCATCTATAATGTTAAAAGCATGCCCCCCAAACAAGAAGGGATCTGCGACAAATGCGGCAGTCCCATCGTCCAGCGCGACGATGAAACGGTGGAGGCCATCACCCACCGCCTGGAGACCTACAACCAGAAAACCGCCCCCCTGGTCGGCTTTTACGAAAAGGAAGGGCAGCTCCAAACCATCACCGGCACCTCCAGCGACGCGGTGGTCAACGCCATAAAATCCGAACTCGGCATGTAA
- a CDS encoding Hsp20/alpha crystallin family protein, with the protein MAVMRFYDQPVFRNPWADFEKMRREFDTLFRNLGNEAARGGSTVFPALNISEDEHNLYVRAELPGVAAGDLEVAVEGDTLTIKGERRGLEAAEAEKVACHRREIESGRFSRALTLPTRVNPERVTAVGKNGILLITLPKAEEVKPRRIEIKTA; encoded by the coding sequence ATGGCTGTGATGCGCTTTTACGATCAACCGGTTTTTCGTAACCCCTGGGCGGATTTCGAGAAAATGCGCCGGGAATTCGACACCCTGTTTCGCAACCTGGGTAACGAGGCGGCCCGCGGCGGCAGTACCGTGTTCCCGGCCCTCAACATTTCCGAAGATGAGCATAACCTCTATGTAAGGGCGGAATTACCCGGGGTGGCCGCCGGCGACCTGGAAGTGGCGGTGGAAGGGGATACCCTGACCATCAAGGGGGAACGCCGGGGGCTTGAGGCGGCGGAGGCGGAAAAAGTGGCCTGTCACCGCCGGGAGATTGAGTCGGGCCGCTTCAGCCGGGCCCTGACCCTGCCCACCCGGGTAAATCCCGAACGGGTAACGGCGGTGGGCAAAAACGGTATCCTGCTGATTACCCTGCCCAAGGCGGAAGAGGTCAAGCCCCGGCGGATCGAGATCAAAACCGCCTGA
- a CDS encoding Hsp20/alpha crystallin family protein translates to MSDKEMKVQHKQEVQQAGEPTKPERYFVPAVDIYESEEAVHLRAEMPGVDKDGVEINLENDTLTIRGVKAANGGENERVLLREFETGHYLRRFTIAETIDQEKIEAGMADGLLKLTLPKVEPARPRRIEVKCA, encoded by the coding sequence ATGAGTGACAAGGAAATGAAAGTTCAACACAAACAGGAAGTGCAGCAGGCCGGTGAGCCGACCAAGCCGGAACGTTACTTCGTTCCGGCGGTGGATATTTATGAATCGGAAGAAGCGGTTCATTTGCGGGCAGAAATGCCCGGGGTGGACAAGGATGGCGTGGAGATTAACCTGGAAAACGACACTTTGACCATCCGGGGGGTAAAGGCGGCCAACGGCGGTGAAAACGAGCGGGTGTTGTTACGCGAATTTGAAACCGGCCATTATCTGCGGCGTTTCACCATTGCCGAAACCATCGACCAGGAGAAAATCGAGGCCGGCATGGCCGATGGCCTGCTCAAGCTGACCTTGCCCAAGGTGGAGCCGGCCCGGCCTAGAAGGATCGAAGTTAAATGCGCTTAA
- a CDS encoding DUF445 family protein, translating to MSIVAYLSLPLVGALIGYLTNHIAIRMLFRPLRPWHLAGRRLPLTPGVIPAARHRLAANIGKMVGEHLLTPQDIRRALGQDDFQHNLRLLIQTQTEAIMQTPFGPVESLVPAAFRSYFRVGVKVVRWRFLKQLHQHLQSPEFAATLTAVSEEHFNEVMQRRLDQVLPEEQRQELVNAVSEQLHQAMAAPAFQQGVADYLNRQFVQLLADGRSLAELLPAPLLNALLERLEQQAPRLLEHLAELLARPEAQEKVATGLGEALHQFSRSLGPMGAVLGNLITPETVAGKIRSWLGRKGENAGHWLLDEEARRQLAAAMRREAEKFCHRPLGELLADIPPAQLDQARRELAQALGRLLARPETATLLNGVLHEALNAHRELPLASLLQNFWGEDAAERGQRFGQQELLRLLRSRRTKRMLDRLLIDLTETRLLAQPLGRPADLLPREIKTGINDYLQEQINLLLEREVPQLIDALNIREIVTRKVDRLDLLQLEGLLLSIMQDQFKYINFFGALIGFLIGLFNLLILTVF from the coding sequence ATGAGCATTGTCGCCTACCTGAGTCTGCCGCTGGTCGGCGCTTTAATCGGTTATCTGACCAACCACATCGCCATCCGCATGCTATTCCGCCCCCTGCGCCCCTGGCACCTGGCAGGCCGGCGCCTCCCTCTCACCCCGGGGGTCATCCCCGCCGCCCGCCACCGCCTGGCGGCCAATATCGGCAAAATGGTGGGGGAACACCTGCTGACCCCGCAGGATATACGCCGAGCCTTGGGGCAGGACGACTTTCAACACAACCTGCGCCTGCTGATCCAGACCCAGACCGAAGCGATTATGCAAACCCCCTTTGGGCCGGTGGAAAGCCTGGTCCCGGCGGCCTTTCGCTCCTATTTCCGGGTGGGCGTCAAGGTGGTGCGCTGGCGTTTTTTAAAACAACTCCATCAGCACCTGCAAAGCCCGGAATTTGCCGCCACGCTCACGGCCGTTTCCGAAGAACATTTTAATGAAGTGATGCAGCGCCGCCTGGACCAGGTCCTGCCCGAGGAGCAGCGGCAGGAACTGGTCAACGCGGTCAGCGAGCAGCTTCACCAGGCCATGGCCGCCCCGGCCTTTCAGCAGGGGGTGGCGGATTATCTCAACCGGCAGTTTGTACAGCTGCTGGCCGACGGCCGGAGCTTGGCCGAGCTGCTCCCCGCCCCCCTGCTAAACGCCCTGCTGGAGCGCCTGGAGCAACAGGCCCCGCGCCTTCTGGAGCACCTGGCCGAGCTGCTGGCCCGCCCGGAAGCCCAGGAAAAAGTCGCCACCGGCCTGGGGGAAGCCCTGCACCAGTTCAGCCGCTCCCTGGGCCCCATGGGGGCAGTGCTGGGCAATCTCATCACGCCGGAAACGGTGGCCGGCAAAATCCGCTCATGGCTTGGCCGCAAAGGGGAAAACGCCGGTCACTGGCTGTTGGACGAGGAAGCCCGGCGCCAACTTGCCGCCGCCATGCGCCGGGAGGCCGAAAAATTCTGCCACCGGCCGCTGGGTGAATTGCTGGCCGATATCCCCCCGGCCCAGCTGGATCAGGCCCGCCGGGAACTGGCCCAGGCCCTGGGCCGGCTCCTGGCGCGCCCGGAAACCGCCACTTTACTGAACGGCGTCCTCCATGAAGCGCTTAACGCCCACCGGGAGCTACCTTTGGCCTCTCTGCTGCAAAATTTCTGGGGCGAAGACGCCGCCGAACGGGGGCAACGGTTCGGGCAGCAGGAACTGTTACGCCTGCTGCGTTCCCGGCGGACCAAGAGGATGCTGGACCGGCTGCTGATCGACCTTACGGAAACCCGGCTACTGGCCCAGCCCCTGGGCCGGCCGGCGGATCTGCTGCCCCGCGAGATCAAAACCGGCATCAATGACTACCTGCAGGAACAAATCAACCTTCTGCTGGAGCGCGAGGTACCGCAACTGATTGACGCCCTCAACATCCGGGAGATCGTTACCCGCAAGGTAGACCGCCTGGACCTGCTGCAACTGGAAGGCCTGCTGCTCTCCATCATGCAGGATCAGTTTAAATACATCAATTTTTTCGGGGCTTTAATCGGCTTTCTTATCGGCCTGTTCAATCTGCTGATCTTAACCGTGTTTTAA
- a CDS encoding prephenate dehydratase domain-containing protein → MATIATIGPEGSHAWQAARQYDPAAELLLLPSFTDVFAALAAGGATRALLPAHNTREGRNRDFFRLLSGHPRIHWQDNVILPVHLSLGAPSSDGTINTVVGRPQFLRQCEEYLAARHPAADLLAAHDLNRTVNDLLSSGRTDFGLIEAEEAIHHYGLVLREREISPHNLTRFAILGDSLPAASGYDATAVITRPLKDRVGLLYAMLGEFARRGINLLDMDSEIDPQSRKLSFFIEMEGHAEAGEIRQALKHVEEEVIQEPGSIRIIGTFPRVDIRTKIIRKCGFIGSGEMSQWFARRLTGEGYEVMLSGRNSELRPEEMIPQVDLVAICVPISATAATIRQYGHLLGKNQALILLAGEAEASLATALECTGPDVEVMLVHNLWGPKAASMKDKNVSLVRTPRSGVLCREFEAFLYKHGAVISQDTAPRHNLLMGVSQKLPSATAMALALTLRQHELPPEEIERHATLTSAYSMLAMARIHYQNPRTYAEILACPGEGRRIVRDFAANLVRVLDLAEAENITELCRLIEENRAALGEEFLGPTMEQALAVDNVLNSRRP, encoded by the coding sequence ATGGCCACCATCGCTACAATCGGCCCGGAAGGCTCCCATGCCTGGCAGGCAGCCAGGCAGTATGACCCCGCCGCCGAACTGCTGCTGCTGCCCAGCTTCACCGACGTTTTTGCCGCCCTGGCCGCCGGCGGGGCAACCCGCGCCCTGTTGCCGGCCCACAACACCCGGGAGGGCCGCAACCGCGATTTTTTTCGTCTGCTCAGCGGCCACCCGCGTATTCACTGGCAGGATAACGTGATCCTCCCGGTCCACCTTTCCCTGGGCGCCCCAAGCAGCGACGGAACCATCAACACCGTGGTCGGACGGCCGCAGTTTCTGCGGCAGTGCGAAGAGTACCTGGCGGCCCGCCACCCCGCCGCCGACCTGCTGGCCGCCCATGACCTGAACCGCACCGTAAACGACCTGCTGAGTTCCGGCCGCACCGATTTCGGGCTTATTGAAGCCGAAGAGGCCATTCATCACTACGGCCTGGTACTGCGGGAGCGGGAAATCAGCCCCCACAACCTGACCCGCTTTGCCATTCTGGGCGACAGCCTGCCGGCGGCCAGCGGTTACGACGCCACCGCAGTCATCACCCGCCCCTTGAAAGACCGGGTGGGCTTGCTTTACGCCATGCTGGGCGAATTTGCCCGGCGAGGGATCAACCTGCTGGATATGGATTCCGAAATCGATCCCCAGAGCCGGAAACTGAGCTTCTTCATTGAAATGGAAGGACATGCCGAGGCTGGCGAAATCCGGCAGGCGCTCAAGCATGTCGAGGAAGAGGTGATCCAGGAACCCGGCAGTATCAGGATTATCGGCACTTTTCCCCGGGTGGACATCCGCACCAAGATCATCAGAAAATGCGGCTTTATCGGCAGCGGCGAGATGAGCCAGTGGTTCGCCCGCCGCCTGACCGGCGAAGGCTACGAGGTTATGCTCTCGGGGCGCAACAGCGAACTGCGCCCCGAGGAGATGATTCCCCAGGTGGACCTGGTGGCGATCTGTGTGCCCATCAGCGCCACTGCCGCCACCATCCGCCAGTACGGCCACCTGCTGGGCAAAAACCAGGCCCTGATCCTGCTGGCCGGCGAGGCCGAAGCCAGCCTGGCCACCGCCCTTGAATGCACCGGCCCGGACGTGGAAGTAATGCTGGTGCACAACCTGTGGGGTCCCAAGGCCGCCAGCATGAAAGACAAGAACGTCTCTTTGGTGCGCACCCCTCGCAGCGGGGTGCTGTGCCGCGAGTTCGAGGCCTTTTTGTACAAGCACGGAGCGGTGATTTCTCAGGATACCGCCCCCCGGCACAATCTCCTGATGGGGGTCAGCCAGAAGCTGCCCAGCGCCACCGCCATGGCTCTGGCCCTGACCCTGCGCCAGCACGAACTGCCGCCGGAGGAGATCGAACGCCACGCCACCCTGACCTCGGCCTACTCCATGCTGGCCATGGCCCGGATTCATTACCAGAACCCGCGTACTTACGCCGAAATACTGGCCTGCCCGGGGGAAGGCCGGCGGATTGTAAGGGATTTTGCCGCCAACCTGGTGCGGGTGCTGGACCTGGCCGAGGCGGAAAACATTACCGAATTGTGCCGACTGATTGAAGAAAACCGGGCCGCCCTGGGCGAAGAGTTTCTCGGCCCCACCATGGAGCAGGCCCTGGCGGTGGATAATGTGCTAAACAGCCGCCGGCCATGA
- a CDS encoding ABC transporter permease: protein MQISFITLALKNLRRKVFRTAVLVFAIGLFVALLVFAVSFTISITSTIDRVSQRLGADIIAVPIGARTEAQEYLLESRNTSFYMPAELIDEVKAIEGVKNVTHQTYVSSIDGLCCDVIPTMLVAFDPETDFIIKPWLNQAIGRGLRPGEAIAGAGTADNLGLGLVVVEATLFNTPFSIVGDLEATGTGLDNALFMTQESFQLIIESGLSPVREDEISVIFIQLEDGLDPDYMGRVIEGQIYTVDVVTRSSMGVRWLTTLADINKIFLVTVSLSLLLTVFLVWSIFSAIANERIREIGIMRAIGARQSHVVLLFFLEVNLLGFLGSLLGVAGGTWLSAHLAANFELLSSIEAGLEIWQQLLIGLLGMLVGAGVCLAGAMVPVNRIKKVEPLLAIKDA from the coding sequence ATGCAGATCAGTTTTATTACTCTGGCCTTAAAGAATTTACGGCGCAAGGTCTTCCGCACGGCGGTATTGGTTTTTGCCATCGGCCTCTTTGTGGCCCTGCTGGTTTTTGCCGTTTCTTTCACTATCAGTATCACCTCCACCATCGATCGGGTTTCCCAGCGTCTGGGTGCCGATATCATCGCAGTGCCCATTGGGGCCCGCACCGAGGCCCAGGAATACCTGCTGGAATCTCGCAACACCTCCTTTTATATGCCCGCCGAGCTGATTGATGAGGTCAAGGCCATTGAGGGGGTTAAAAACGTCACTCATCAAACCTATGTTTCCTCAATCGACGGGCTGTGCTGCGACGTGATTCCCACCATGCTGGTGGCCTTCGATCCGGAAACGGACTTTATCATTAAGCCATGGCTCAACCAGGCCATCGGCCGTGGCCTGCGGCCCGGCGAGGCCATCGCCGGCGCTGGTACCGCCGACAACCTGGGACTGGGTCTGGTGGTGGTTGAGGCCACCCTGTTCAATACCCCGTTCAGTATAGTCGGGGATCTGGAAGCCACCGGCACCGGTCTGGATAATGCACTGTTCATGACCCAGGAGAGCTTTCAGTTGATCATTGAAAGCGGGCTGTCGCCGGTACGTGAGGATGAGATTTCGGTTATCTTCATCCAGTTGGAGGATGGTCTCGATCCCGATTACATGGGGCGGGTGATAGAGGGGCAGATCTACACCGTGGACGTGGTGACCCGCAGCAGCATGGGGGTGCGCTGGCTGACTACCCTGGCCGATATCAACAAGATCTTCCTGGTCACCGTCTCGCTCTCTTTACTGCTGACCGTTTTTTTGGTCTGGTCGATCTTTTCCGCCATCGCCAACGAACGGATCCGGGAGATCGGGATCATGCGGGCCATTGGGGCACGGCAGTCACACGTGGTACTGCTCTTTTTCCTGGAGGTCAACCTGTTGGGCTTTCTCGGCAGCCTGCTGGGGGTTGCCGGCGGTACCTGGCTGTCGGCTCACCTGGCGGCCAATTTTGAGTTGCTGAGCAGCATTGAGGCCGGGCTGGAAATATGGCAGCAGTTGCTGATCGGCCTGTTGGGGATGCTGGTGGGGGCCGGGGTTTGCCTGGCCGGAGCCATGGTGCCGGTCAACCGGATCAAGAAAGTAGAGCCGCTATTGGCCATCAAAGACGCGTAA
- a CDS encoding ABC transporter ATP-binding protein: MAQLELQDVSKIYRVGDNQLTAMNRVSLRVEEGDFISIVGHSGSGKTTLVSVIGGILRPSTGRVLFEQDDICAMDDAQLSAYRSRKIGFMFQFASLLPMLTARENVMLAALFGRERSTEEQQRADHLLELVGIGDRAGAYPGELSGGQQRRVAIARALMNSPRLILADEPTGDLDEETEAEIMALLNKINREQRVTMLLITHNGALARTAGRMLRMRQGTLLTVA, translated from the coding sequence GTGGCGCAATTGGAGCTGCAGGACGTAAGTAAAATTTACCGGGTGGGAGATAATCAGCTTACCGCCATGAATCGGGTTTCCCTGCGGGTTGAGGAGGGGGATTTCATCTCCATCGTGGGGCATTCCGGCTCAGGCAAGACCACCCTGGTGTCGGTGATTGGCGGTATTCTGAGGCCCAGTACCGGCCGGGTGCTCTTTGAGCAGGACGATATTTGCGCCATGGACGACGCCCAACTTTCCGCCTACCGGAGCCGCAAAATTGGTTTCATGTTCCAGTTTGCCAGCCTGCTGCCCATGCTCACCGCTCGGGAGAACGTGATGCTGGCAGCCCTGTTTGGCCGGGAAAGATCCACCGAGGAGCAGCAGCGGGCCGATCATCTGCTGGAGCTGGTGGGAATTGGTGATCGAGCCGGGGCTTATCCCGGTGAACTTTCCGGTGGCCAGCAGCGGCGGGTGGCCATTGCCCGGGCCCTGATGAACAGCCCGCGGCTGATTTTGGCCGATGAGCCCACCGGCGATCTGGACGAGGAAACCGAAGCGGAAATCATGGCCCTGCTGAATAAAATCAACCGGGAACAGCGGGTGACCATGCTGCTGATTACCCACAACGGAGCCTTGGCCCGCACCGCCGGACGAATGCTGCGGATGCGTCAGGGAACTTTGCTTACCGTCGCCTGA
- a CDS encoding hybrid sensor histidine kinase/response regulator has protein sequence MSNRLKSQPPPATPTAFRRTKANQLRGRILAVDDEPLVLQLITLQAQKLHYRVSTAASGPAALEIMAGEHFDLLLTDILMPEMDGLSFMTEARRRQPDIEVIVISGQHEIKTAVAAMKQGAANYLQKPFSPQELEVALEKGMEHRRLRRLLREKQEELARSNRELDNHRRHLEQLVEARTAELAEANRQLKEDLKARQRAEREADQRRRQLIEADKLASLGILVAGVAHEINNPNNFITMNTPLLQRIWQDTSAILEGHLESRGDFTVAGLPYSELREYVPELLTGIIDGSERITRIVRNLNDYARQSAAEMSQLFDLNQVVRAALALLSSPLKKATHHLRLELAADLPPIKGNFQRAEQVAINLLQNACQALTSAESAITVRTEYNPGQKQVILKIVDKGCGIPARNIEKIQDPFFTTKRDCGGTGLGLSVSAGIMEEHGGRLHFTSARGQGTTASAIFPAACRQPNAGGSDQDLLIINKN, from the coding sequence ATGAGCAACCGGCTTAAATCACAGCCACCTCCCGCCACCCCGACCGCCTTCCGGCGAACGAAGGCAAACCAGTTGCGGGGGCGAATCCTGGCCGTGGATGATGAGCCCCTGGTACTCCAGCTCATCACCCTGCAGGCGCAGAAACTGCACTACCGGGTCAGCACCGCCGCCAGCGGTCCCGCCGCACTGGAAATCATGGCCGGGGAGCATTTTGACCTGCTGCTGACCGATATCCTGATGCCGGAAATGGACGGCCTCAGCTTTATGACCGAGGCCCGGCGCCGCCAGCCCGATATAGAAGTAATTGTCATCTCCGGCCAGCATGAGATTAAAACGGCGGTGGCGGCCATGAAACAGGGGGCCGCCAATTACCTGCAGAAACCTTTTTCTCCCCAGGAACTTGAAGTCGCACTGGAAAAGGGCATGGAGCATCGCCGGTTGCGGCGGCTGCTGCGGGAAAAGCAGGAGGAGCTGGCACGCTCCAACCGGGAGCTGGACAACCACCGGCGCCACCTTGAACAACTGGTGGAGGCAAGGACGGCGGAACTGGCCGAAGCCAACCGGCAACTCAAAGAGGACCTCAAAGCCCGGCAACGGGCGGAACGGGAAGCTGATCAGCGGCGGCGACAGTTGATCGAGGCCGATAAACTGGCTTCCCTGGGCATCCTGGTTGCTGGAGTGGCCCACGAGATCAACAACCCCAACAACTTCATCACCATGAACACGCCGCTGCTGCAGCGGATCTGGCAAGACACCAGCGCCATACTGGAGGGGCACCTGGAAAGCCGGGGAGATTTCACGGTGGCCGGCCTGCCTTACAGCGAGCTACGTGAATATGTTCCCGAGCTGCTGACCGGAATCATCGACGGCTCCGAGCGCATCACCAGGATCGTACGCAACCTCAACGACTACGCCCGCCAGAGCGCCGCCGAAATGAGCCAACTGTTCGACCTCAACCAGGTCGTCCGGGCGGCCCTGGCCCTGCTGTCCTCACCACTGAAAAAGGCCACCCATCACCTGCGGCTGGAGTTGGCCGCCGACTTGCCGCCCATTAAAGGCAACTTCCAGCGCGCCGAGCAGGTGGCCATCAACCTGCTCCAAAACGCCTGCCAGGCCCTGACCTCGGCGGAAAGCGCGATTACGGTGCGCACCGAGTACAATCCCGGCCAAAAACAGGTTATCTTGAAGATTGTCGATAAGGGCTGCGGGATACCGGCCCGGAATATTGAGAAAATCCAGGATCCCTTTTTTACCACCAAACGCGACTGCGGCGGCACCGGCTTGGGGCTCTCGGTTTCCGCCGGGATCATGGAAGAGCACGGCGGCCGGTTACATTTCACATCGGCGCGGGGACAAGGCACCACCGCCAGCGCCATTTTTCCTGCCGCCTGCCGGCAGCCGAACGCCGGCGGCAGCGACCAAGATCTGTTGATTATCAACAAAAACTAA